A genomic segment from Coccinella septempunctata chromosome 3, icCocSept1.1, whole genome shotgun sequence encodes:
- the LOC123310266 gene encoding uncharacterized protein LOC123310266, producing the protein MNVSLINAYFEATEGETKTKKYAEKLAGIWAESHPGKPFTGKHLIAQVKNIKTRKLLALDEIEAIKANIARNSMGGTVENIRRSIQRRSTTAQPPTEEDEREHQLIEPEFDEVARGMRTLYQQVTMKWEGIEIDRRPKIPRIDQNQNTRETVQAVNNALGPEFKNARNLEELCHTVYCAATVTSIILKIEDKKTTQVKRHQQRPPWEERIQKKIINLRKEIGVLHAYLNNTSPSTRVENKIKEYTRKLKLKKKEPQYKERIKTYTEGLKQRIAALGNRLRRYNKRTQRYRDNNLFANNQRQFFRKLDEDKNVQTTKTPSPTDMHKYWSKIWSNKGTHNTEATWIEQEKKKHANLQEMSTMNIEEEDVKNTIKRMKNWTTPGIDGIHNFWWKSFSHTHQTLARLIQEAIENPNKIPKYFTHGTTLMLPKKGDLTQPENYRPITCLPSAYKIITSTIGHKIRTHLKTNNIMAWEQAGCRENGRGSKELLMIDSILTRQAKRKLKNLSMAWIDYRKAYDSVPHSWLLEVLEIYKVDKKIINLIESLRSMWRTTLTVNTERTKYNTEEIKIEKGIFQGDGLSPLLFCLALNPLSNMLNRSEYGYKIEEQKKITHLFYMDDLKLYARGKKQLEGELELVRRFSTDIGMRFSLEKCATVEVKRGKLVEGENIRLADGREMANMKAEDRYKYLGIQQTYEIKQQENKKAAETELIRRTRKIVNSQLSAKNKINAINIWAIPTFTYTAGILNWSKTDLENLDRRIRTTLTQQGMLHPNSAIERLYLPRKEGGRGLSSLEHTCLKEEKKINTILRKKQLTSPSMDSSTAPNCLNIQKYTRRRPCGKIKEQMEIQSAAWQIFQ; encoded by the coding sequence CGAGAACATAAGAAGGAGCATACAACGGAGAAGCACAACAGCACAACCACCGACCGAAGAAGATGAGAGGGAACACCAACTAATAGAACCTGAATTCGATGAGGTCGCAAGAGGAATGAGGACGCTCTACCAGCAAGTCACCATGAAATGGGAAGGAATAGAAATAGATAGAAGACCCAAAATCCCAAGAATTGACCAAAACCAGAATACCCGAGAAACTGTTCAAGCCGTTAACAACGCCTTAGGGCCAGAATTCAAAAACGCGAGGAACCTCGAAGAGCTCTGCCACACAGTCTACTGCGCTGCGACAGTAACCAGCATCATCCTAAAAATCGAAGACAAAAAGACAACACAAGTTAAACGTCACCAACAAAGACCACCATGGGAAGAAAGAATACAGAAGAAGATAATCAATCTTAGGAAGGAAATAGGAGTATTACATGCATACCTAAACAACACAAGCCCTAGCACGAGAGTCGAAAATAAGATAAAAGAATATACTCGGAAACTCAAACTCAAAAAGAAAGAACCACAATACAAGGAGAGAATAAAGACGTACACAGAAGGCCTTAAACAAAGGATCGCAGCATTAGGAAACAGATTGAGGAGATACAATAAGAGGACTCAAAGATACCGAGACAACAACCTGTTCGCAAACAATCAGAGGCAGTTCTTCAGGAAACTGGACGAAGACAAGAACGTACAAACAACGAAAACCCCGTCCCCAACCGACATGCACAAGTACTGGTCGAAGATTTGGTCAAATAAAGGAACACATAACACAGAGGCAACATGGATTGAGcaagaaaaaaagaaacacGCCAATCTTCAAGAAATGTCCACGATGAACATAGAAGAGGAAGACGTCAAGAACACAATTAAGAGAATGAAAAACTGGACTACTCCCGGCATAGACGGCATACATAacttttggtggaaatcgttcTCACACACGCATCAAACACTAGCACGACTGATACAAGAGGCCATAGAAAATCCCAACAAGATACCGAAGTACTTTACACACGGCACGACTCTCATGCTCCCAAAAAAAGGTGACCTGACACAGCCTGAAAATTACAGACCCATAACATGTTTACCGTCAGCGTACAAAATAATAACCTCTACCATAGGACACAAGATTCGAACCCACCTAAAAACAAACAACATTATGGCATGGGAACAGGCAGGATGCAGAGAGAACGGGCGAGGAAGTAAGGAACTTCTGATGATTGACAGCATCTTAACGAGACAGGCAAAGAGGAAACTGAAGAACTTATCAATGGCCTGGATCGACTATCGGAAGGCATACGACTCGGTGCCCCACTCGTGGCTATTGGAAGTCCTGGAAATATACAAGGTGGAcaagaaaataatcaatttaaTAGAAAGCCTACGGTCAATGTGGCGCACAACACTTACAGTCAACACCGAGAGGACCAAATACAACACGGAGGAAATAAAGATCGAAAAGGGCATATTTCAGGGAGATGGACTAAGCCCGCTGCTATTTTGCCTCGCTCTGAATCCTCTAAGCAACATGCTGAACAGATCTGAATACGGCTACAAAATAGAAGAACAGAAGAAAATAACACACTTATTTTATATGGACGACCTCAAACTGTACGCTAGAGGAAAAAAACAACTAGAAGGAGAGCTTGAACTCGTACGGAGGTTCAGCACAGACATAGGGATGAGATTCAGTCTGGAGAAGTGTGCAACGGTGGAGGTAAAAAGGGGAAAATTGGTGGAAGGCGAGAACATCAGACTGGCAGATGGACGAGAGATGGCGAACATGAAGGCGGAGGATAGGTACAAATATCTTGGCATACAGCAAACGTACGAAattaaacaacaagaaaataaGAAAGCGGCAGAAACAGAACTCATAAGAAGAACAAGAAAGATAGTCAACTCACAATTGTCCgccaaaaacaaaataaacgcCATCAACATCTGGGCTATACCCACATTTACGTACACGGCTGGAATACTAAATTGGTCGAAAACAGATTTGGAGAACTTGGACAGACGAATAAGAACAACACTCACACAACAAGGCATGCTACACCCAAACTCTGCGATAGAGCGGCTCTACTTACCTCGAAAAGAAGGAGGACGCGGACTCAGCAGCCTGGAACATACCTGCctgaaagaggaaaaaaaaattaacacaatACTTCGAAAAAAACAACTTACCTCTCCATCAATGGATAGCAGCACAGCGCCGAATTGCCTCAACATCCAGAAATATACAAGAAGAAGACCCTGCggaaaaattaaggaacaaaTGGAAATCCAAAGCGCTGCATGGCAGATTTTTCAATAG